The Alphaproteobacteria bacterium genome contains a region encoding:
- a CDS encoding carboxypeptidase regulatory-like domain-containing protein, which produces MRGLILGLLFPVCLLAPDAMAQTLSGQVTSTEEGPMEGVLVSAKRAGATITVTVATDAKGHYSFPAGKLSPGDYALRIRAAGYDLDSPTKVAVSGETSADLKLRRTEDLASQLSNGEWIASVPGTGAQKNGLLNCIGCHTLERVVKSAYTADDFMHVLPRMQGYVNQSMPGAPQLRRGERLMEERGDQRVQVYRGLADYLAQINQSKGAWSYALKTLPRPTGKGTRAVITEYDLPREAIQPHDVVVDADGIAWYSSFGEQNLGRLDPKTGKVTEYPIEVAKPGFPTGTLGLRTDRDGNLYLGNMYQARIVKFDRKSETFRYWSLPAEANIDAAQVNMVSPGASHVDGRLWTQNNGFAGVHRLDMASGKVETFEPFKAAPKGEPHNIYDVIPDSKNNAYFTDFRQRHIGRIDAATGEVTLYVAPTGGSAPRRGMMDAQDRLWFGEYRGNRIGMFDTKSETFKEWLTPTAWTAPYDVTVDRNGDAWTGSMSTDRVVRLKPDTGEFIEYLLPRETNIRRVFVDNSTMPVTFWVGSNHGASIIKLEPLD; this is translated from the coding sequence ATGCGCGGCTTGATTCTGGGCTTGCTCTTCCCCGTCTGTCTGCTGGCGCCGGACGCGATGGCGCAGACGCTCTCGGGCCAAGTCACCTCCACGGAAGAAGGCCCGATGGAGGGCGTACTGGTGAGCGCGAAGCGCGCGGGCGCGACCATCACGGTCACGGTCGCGACCGACGCGAAGGGGCACTACAGCTTCCCTGCCGGTAAGCTTTCGCCCGGCGACTATGCGCTGCGCATCCGCGCGGCCGGCTACGATCTCGACAGTCCGACGAAGGTCGCAGTCAGCGGCGAAACCTCGGCCGATCTCAAGCTGCGCAGAACGGAAGATCTCGCCTCGCAGCTCTCCAACGGGGAGTGGATCGCGAGCGTGCCGGGAACCGGCGCGCAGAAGAACGGCCTGCTCAACTGCATCGGCTGCCACACGCTCGAACGCGTGGTGAAGTCCGCCTACACGGCGGACGACTTCATGCATGTGCTGCCGCGCATGCAGGGCTACGTGAACCAGAGCATGCCGGGTGCGCCGCAGCTGCGCCGCGGCGAGCGGCTGATGGAGGAGCGCGGCGACCAGCGCGTGCAGGTCTATCGCGGGCTGGCCGACTACCTGGCGCAGATCAACCAGAGCAAGGGCGCCTGGAGCTATGCGCTGAAAACCCTGCCGCGCCCCACCGGCAAGGGCACGCGCGCGGTCATCACCGAATACGACCTGCCGCGCGAGGCGATCCAGCCGCATGACGTGGTCGTCGATGCGGACGGAATCGCCTGGTATTCGAGCTTCGGCGAGCAGAACCTCGGGCGGCTCGACCCGAAGACCGGCAAGGTCACCGAGTATCCGATCGAGGTCGCCAAGCCCGGCTTCCCGACCGGCACGCTCGGGCTTCGCACCGACCGCGACGGCAATCTCTACCTCGGCAACATGTATCAGGCGCGGATCGTCAAGTTCGACCGCAAGAGCGAGACGTTCCGTTACTGGTCGCTGCCGGCCGAAGCCAACATCGACGCCGCCCAGGTGAACATGGTGAGTCCGGGCGCCTCGCACGTCGACGGCAGGCTGTGGACGCAGAACAACGGATTTGCCGGCGTGCACCGGCTCGACATGGCGTCCGGCAAGGTCGAGACCTTCGAGCCGTTCAAGGCGGCGCCGAAGGGCGAGCCGCACAACATCTACGACGTGATCCCGGACTCGAAGAACAACGCCTACTTCACGGACTTCCGCCAGCGCCACATCGGCCGCATCGATGCTGCGACCGGCGAAGTCACGCTCTACGTCGCGCCGACCGGGGGCTCGGCACCGCGGCGCGGTATGATGGACGCGCAGGATCGCCTCTGGTTCGGCGAATACCGCGGCAACCGCATCGGCATGTTCGACACGAAGAGCGAGACGTTCAAGGAGTGGCTGACGCCGACGGCGTGGACCGCGCCCTATGATGTGACGGTCGACAGGAACGGCGATGCCTGGACCGGCTCAATGTCGACCGACCGGGTCGTGCGGCTGAAGCCCGACACCGGCGAGTTCATCGAATACCTGCTGCCGCGCGAGACCAATATCCGCCGCGTCTTCGTCGACAACTCGACCATGCCGGTGACCTTCTGGGTCGGCAGCAATCACGGCGCATCGATCATCAAGCTCGAGCCGCTGGACTGA
- a CDS encoding DsbA family protein: MPQSDPIDFWFSIGSMYTFLTVMRIDRVEDTTDVRFTWRPFSVRSIMIEMDNRPASKPKKLAYMWRDLHRRAEMYGFAFDGEAPYPLKNFDLANRVAVVGAREGWCGDYVRATYRRWFVEHQECGMEPNLSDSLREIGEDPARVIALAESDEIARAYEAATSQARARGIFGAPTFVARGEVFWGDDRLEDAVTWAQRGTLGAPRAP; this comes from the coding sequence ATGCCGCAGTCCGACCCGATCGATTTCTGGTTTTCCATCGGCAGCATGTACACGTTCCTGACGGTCATGCGCATCGACCGCGTGGAGGATACGACCGACGTTCGCTTTACGTGGCGGCCGTTCTCGGTGCGCAGCATCATGATCGAGATGGACAACCGGCCGGCCTCGAAGCCGAAGAAGCTCGCCTACATGTGGCGCGACCTGCACCGACGCGCCGAGATGTACGGCTTCGCGTTCGACGGCGAGGCGCCCTACCCGCTGAAGAACTTCGATCTCGCCAACCGCGTGGCGGTCGTCGGCGCGCGGGAGGGCTGGTGCGGGGACTACGTGCGCGCGACCTACCGCCGCTGGTTCGTCGAGCATCAGGAATGCGGGATGGAGCCGAACCTTTCCGACAGCTTGCGCGAGATCGGCGAGGACCCGGCCCGCGTGATCGCGCTCGCGGAGTCTGACGAGATCGCGCGCGCCTACGAGGCGGCGACGAGCCAGGCGCGCGCGCGCGGGATTTTCGGGGCCCCGACCTTCGTGGCGCGGGGCGAGGTGTTCTGGGGCGACGATCGGCTCGAGGATGCGGTCACCTGGGCGCAGCGCGGCACGCTGGGGGCGCCAAGGGCGCCGTGA
- a CDS encoding tripartite tricarboxylate transporter substrate-binding protein: MNAKTRRGILLALALTAAAAPAQAQTDYPNRTIRIVVGFAAGGGNDIFARLVGAKLQELIGQTVIIENKPGAGARIANEYAANQPADGYTLLVAASGGMSIASAIYPKLAFHPTKSFVPLTMIASFPLILAVPANHPAKDVKELVAWMKANPDKSNYATSSPAFTIATELFKLKTGAPGQPIPYKSSNESLVSVVGGQTLLTIADGPPTVPLVKGGQVKALAVTGAARSAELPDVPSMAEADLPEVNTSLWSGIFVQAATPAPIVKKLEETLRKVIADPDVNAKLKAMAVDPGGGSSEEFRAMIDADIKTTAEVVKAANLEFKE; this comes from the coding sequence ATGAACGCGAAAACGCGTCGCGGCATTCTTTTGGCATTGGCGCTCACAGCCGCAGCGGCGCCTGCGCAGGCGCAAACCGATTACCCGAACAGGACCATCCGCATCGTGGTCGGCTTCGCGGCCGGCGGCGGCAACGACATTTTCGCGCGCCTCGTCGGCGCCAAGCTGCAGGAGCTGATCGGGCAGACCGTCATCATCGAGAACAAGCCTGGCGCAGGCGCGCGGATCGCCAACGAATATGCGGCGAACCAGCCGGCGGACGGGTATACGCTGCTGGTGGCGGCAAGCGGCGGCATGTCGATTGCGTCGGCCATTTACCCGAAGCTTGCCTTTCATCCGACCAAGAGCTTCGTGCCGCTGACCATGATCGCAAGCTTCCCGCTGATCCTCGCGGTTCCGGCGAACCACCCGGCGAAGGATGTGAAAGAGCTGGTCGCCTGGATGAAGGCCAATCCGGACAAGTCGAACTACGCGACGTCCTCGCCCGCTTTCACGATCGCGACCGAGTTGTTCAAGCTCAAGACCGGCGCACCGGGGCAGCCGATCCCGTACAAGAGCAGCAACGAGTCGCTGGTCTCTGTGGTTGGCGGACAAACCTTGCTGACCATCGCGGACGGGCCGCCGACCGTGCCGCTGGTGAAGGGCGGGCAGGTCAAGGCGCTGGCGGTGACCGGTGCGGCGCGCTCGGCGGAATTGCCCGATGTGCCGAGCATGGCCGAAGCCGATCTGCCTGAGGTGAACACCAGCCTGTGGAGCGGCATTTTCGTTCAGGCCGCGACGCCCGCGCCGATCGTGAAGAAGCTGGAAGAGACCTTGCGCAAGGTGATCGCCGATCCGGACGTGAATGCGAAGCTCAAAGCCATGGCGGTCGATCCAGGCGGCGGCTCGTCGGAGGAATTCCGCGCCATGATCGATGCCGACATCAAGACCACCGCCGAGGTGGTGAAGGCGGCGAATTTGGAATTCAAGGAGTAG
- a CDS encoding alpha/beta fold hydrolase: protein MTPPSLPVVLIPGLDCSARLYAAQIPVLWRFGPVTMAAHTRDESIAAIARRVLDDAPPRFALAGLSMGGYIALEIMRQAASRVDRLALLDTNARDDSPEAQEKRRANIALAESGHFDEAIELVWPLLVHRDRHSDAALKQIHVDMCHDVGAEAYVRQQRAILTRADSRPLLPSIKCPTLVLVGEQDELTPPFLSEEMAAGIPGAKLTKVPHCGHLSTLEQPDAVNAALVEWMSM from the coding sequence GTGACGCCACCCAGCCTTCCTGTCGTTCTCATTCCCGGACTGGACTGCTCCGCGCGGCTCTATGCGGCGCAGATCCCGGTGTTATGGCGCTTTGGGCCGGTGACAATGGCGGCGCACACCCGCGATGAGAGCATCGCGGCGATTGCGCGGCGTGTGCTGGACGATGCGCCGCCACGCTTTGCGCTCGCCGGCCTCTCGATGGGCGGCTACATCGCGCTCGAAATCATGCGCCAGGCGGCGAGCCGCGTCGATCGGCTGGCGCTGCTCGACACCAATGCGCGCGATGATTCGCCGGAGGCGCAGGAAAAGCGCCGCGCCAACATCGCGCTCGCCGAGAGCGGCCACTTCGACGAGGCGATCGAGCTGGTTTGGCCGCTGCTGGTCCATCGCGATCGGCACAGCGACGCCGCGTTGAAGCAAATTCATGTCGACATGTGCCATGACGTCGGAGCGGAAGCCTACGTGCGCCAGCAGCGCGCGATCCTCACGCGCGCGGACTCGCGACCGCTGCTCCCCTCGATCAAGTGCCCGACGCTGGTGCTGGTCGGCGAGCAGGATGAGCTCACCCCGCCGTTCCTCTCCGAGGAGATGGCGGCGGGAATTCCCGGCGCGAAGCTCACCAAGGTGCCGCATTGCGGCCATCTCTCCACGCTGGAACAACCGGACGCCGTGAACGCCGCCTTGGTCGAATGGATGAGCATGTGA
- a CDS encoding DEAD/DEAH box helicase, giving the protein MSFANLGLSEKVLSAVAASGYTTPTPIQEQAIPHVLARQDVLGIAQTGTGKTAAFTLPMLTMLETGRARARMPRTLILEPTRELAAQVEESFKKYGARHKLNVALIIGGVSFDDQDAKLTRGVDVLIATPGRLLDHHERGKLLMTGVELLVIDEADRMLDMGFIPDIERICKLVPFTRQTLFFTATMPSEIRRITEQFLHNPVRVEVSRPATTVAAISQQLVKTGREPHEKRDTLRRLIRAADGLTNAIIFCNRKREVATLHRSLVSHGFSAIALHGDMDQSARTAALDQFRRGEVKLLVASDVAARGLDIPAVSHIFNFDVPHHPDDYVHRIGRTGRAGRSGTAITIVAPADGKAVTAIEQLTGKTIAWADAPQAAHEPRAEAQRGSRHEPRQDHRQRKDRPRKDHQHHEPAKVAHIEQARARRSAPRPDEGGDSHLPAFLLRPVKLKA; this is encoded by the coding sequence ATGTCGTTCGCCAATCTCGGCCTTTCTGAAAAAGTCTTATCAGCCGTCGCGGCATCCGGTTACACGACGCCGACCCCGATCCAGGAACAAGCCATCCCCCACGTTCTCGCCCGCCAGGATGTCCTTGGCATTGCGCAGACCGGTACGGGAAAAACCGCAGCCTTCACGCTGCCGATGCTTACCATGCTGGAAACGGGTCGCGCCCGCGCCCGCATGCCACGCACCTTGATCCTCGAGCCGACGCGCGAGCTCGCCGCGCAGGTCGAGGAGAGCTTCAAGAAATACGGCGCCAGGCACAAGCTCAACGTCGCGCTGATCATCGGCGGCGTTTCGTTCGACGACCAGGACGCGAAGCTGACGCGCGGCGTCGACGTGCTGATCGCGACGCCCGGCCGCCTGCTCGATCATCATGAGCGCGGCAAGCTGCTGATGACCGGCGTCGAGCTGCTGGTGATCGACGAAGCGGACCGCATGCTCGACATGGGTTTCATTCCCGACATCGAGCGCATCTGCAAGCTGGTGCCCTTCACGCGCCAGACTCTCTTCTTCACCGCGACCATGCCGTCGGAGATCCGGCGTATCACCGAGCAGTTCCTGCACAATCCGGTGCGCGTTGAAGTGTCCCGGCCCGCGACGACGGTCGCAGCCATCTCGCAGCAGCTGGTGAAGACCGGACGCGAGCCGCACGAAAAGCGCGACACGCTGCGCCGGCTCATCCGCGCGGCCGACGGCCTCACCAACGCGATCATCTTCTGTAACCGCAAGCGCGAAGTCGCGACCCTGCACCGCTCGCTGGTCAGCCACGGCTTCTCGGCAATTGCACTGCACGGCGATATGGACCAGTCGGCGCGTACCGCTGCACTCGACCAATTCCGCCGCGGTGAGGTGAAGCTGCTCGTCGCCTCGGATGTCGCGGCGCGCGGGCTCGATATTCCGGCGGTGAGCCACATATTCAATTTCGACGTGCCGCATCATCCCGACGACTATGTGCATCGCATCGGCCGCACCGGCCGCGCCGGCCGCTCCGGCACCGCGATCACCATCGTGGCGCCGGCCGACGGCAAGGCGGTCACGGCGATCGAGCAACTGACCGGCAAGACGATCGCCTGGGCCGACGCGCCGCAGGCCGCGCATGAGCCGCGCGCGGAGGCGCAGCGCGGATCGCGGCATGAGCCACGTCAGGACCATCGTCAGCGCAAGGATCGTCCGCGGAAGGACCATCAGCATCACGAACCCGCGAAGGTCGCGCACATCGAGCAGGCGCGTGCGCGCCGTTCGGCCCCCCGCCCTGATGAAGGGGGCGATTCGCACCTTCCGGCATTCCTGCTGCGCCCGGTAAAGCTCAAGGCTTGA
- a CDS encoding GGDEF domain-containing protein: MSGKSDECERTLAFAGIAVGQMKALRQPAYPRNYEVWYAYATGYNPSLNQSINETLSRNGGRFSAADIDQIYETYLSPARLTDRLDNVGNQIVDEIDQVMAMIDAAAGSASQYTESLAHATEDLGSTQDRDGLRGVIEGLVRATREMEQHNSKLETSLKASKHEINQLQANLEAVRHESLTDPLTSLANRKYFDTALDKYIGQSVASGEPLALLLADIDHFKAFNDTYGHLTGDQVLRLVAMALKQNVKGQDIAARYGGEEFAIILPNTTLRSALTVADHVRRAVMTKELMKRSTGEHLGRITVSVGVAALHKDESGQSLIERADNALYAAKRCGRNRVMCETDPDVVAASAAKVA, from the coding sequence ATGAGCGGCAAATCTGACGAGTGCGAACGCACCTTGGCGTTTGCCGGGATCGCGGTCGGGCAGATGAAGGCGCTGCGGCAGCCCGCCTATCCCCGCAATTACGAGGTCTGGTACGCCTACGCGACCGGTTACAATCCGTCGCTCAATCAAAGCATCAACGAGACCCTGAGCCGCAACGGCGGCAGGTTCAGTGCGGCCGACATCGACCAGATCTACGAGACCTATCTTTCTCCGGCGCGCCTCACCGACCGGCTGGACAACGTCGGCAACCAGATCGTCGACGAAATCGACCAGGTGATGGCGATGATCGACGCCGCCGCCGGCTCGGCCAGCCAATATACCGAGAGCCTTGCCCATGCGACCGAGGATCTCGGCAGCACCCAGGATCGCGACGGCTTGCGCGGCGTCATCGAAGGACTCGTGCGCGCGACGCGCGAAATGGAGCAGCACAACAGCAAGCTCGAGACGAGCCTGAAGGCCTCCAAGCACGAGATCAATCAGCTCCAGGCAAACCTCGAGGCGGTACGCCACGAGAGCCTGACCGATCCGCTGACCTCGCTTGCCAACCGCAAGTATTTCGATACCGCGCTCGACAAGTACATCGGGCAAAGTGTTGCGAGCGGCGAGCCGCTGGCGCTGCTGCTCGCCGATATCGACCACTTCAAGGCGTTCAACGACACCTATGGTCACCTGACCGGCGACCAGGTGCTGCGCCTCGTCGCCATGGCGCTGAAACAGAACGTCAAGGGACAGGACATCGCCGCGCGCTACGGCGGAGAGGAGTTCGCGATCATCCTGCCGAACACGACGCTACGTTCGGCCCTGACCGTCGCGGATCATGTGCGCCGTGCGGTCATGACCAAGGAGCTGATGAAGCGCTCGACCGGCGAGCACCTTGGCCGCATCACGGTTTCGGTAGGCGTCGCAGCACTTCACAAGGATGAGTCCGGCCAGTCGCTGATCGAGCGCGCCGATAACGCCCTCTATGCGGCCAAGCGCTGCGGACGCAATCGTGTCATGTGCGAGACCGACCCGGACGTTGTTGCCGCTTCGGCCGCGAAGGTTGCCTGA
- a CDS encoding TfoX/Sxy family protein, protein MDAETIHELFREFGPVSVRRMFGGQGIFVDGRMIALVARDVIHLKADAETIPAFEAEGLGAFTYATKDGEHKLTSYWRMPERLYDDAEELAQWARRAHAAAMRAAAQKEKPKRAARPLRQPSRPKRQQRPGRSRT, encoded by the coding sequence ATGGACGCCGAGACGATCCACGAACTCTTCCGCGAATTCGGGCCGGTGTCGGTTCGCCGCATGTTCGGCGGCCAGGGCATCTTCGTCGATGGTCGCATGATCGCTCTCGTCGCGCGCGATGTGATCCATCTGAAGGCCGATGCCGAAACGATTCCAGCCTTCGAAGCGGAAGGGCTTGGCGCCTTCACCTACGCGACCAAGGATGGCGAGCACAAACTGACATCCTATTGGCGGATGCCGGAACGGCTCTACGACGACGCGGAAGAGCTGGCGCAATGGGCGCGCCGCGCGCATGCGGCCGCGATGCGGGCGGCCGCCCAAAAGGAAAAGCCGAAGCGGGCAGCCCGGCCGCTCAGGCAACCTTCGCGGCCGAAGCGGCAACAACGTCCGGGTCGGTCTCGCACATGA
- a CDS encoding iron-sulfur cluster assembly accessory protein has translation MATTRPRPQVMRLTDAAADRIKAIIAKADKPIAGVRVGVKNGGCAGMSYTMEYAEGAAKFDEVVEDKGVKLLIDPKAVLFLLGTEMDFKVDRLSSTFVFNNPNQTSACGCGESVQLTPADPASVEAH, from the coding sequence ATGGCCACCACAAGGCCCCGACCCCAGGTGATGCGGCTCACGGATGCCGCCGCGGATCGCATCAAAGCGATCATCGCGAAGGCCGACAAGCCGATCGCTGGGGTGCGCGTCGGCGTGAAGAATGGCGGCTGCGCCGGCATGTCCTATACGATGGAATATGCCGAGGGTGCGGCGAAGTTCGACGAGGTCGTCGAGGACAAGGGCGTCAAGCTTCTGATCGACCCGAAGGCCGTGCTGTTCCTGCTCGGCACCGAGATGGATTTCAAGGTCGACAGGCTCTCCTCGACCTTCGTGTTCAACAACCCGAACCAGACCTCGGCCTGCGGCTGCGGCGAGTCGGTGCAGCTCACTCCGGCCGATCCGGCGAGCGTCGAAGCCCACTGA
- a CDS encoding SUF system Fe-S cluster assembly protein → MTEETKTAEAPAPNAVETHGSSAIPPEELGRITDDIIGALKTVYDPEIPADIYELGLIYKVDIADDHAVTVDMTLTTPNCPSAQELPIMVENAVSSVAGVGPVTVNIVWDPPWDQSRMSDEARATLNMW, encoded by the coding sequence ATGACGGAAGAGACCAAGACCGCCGAGGCGCCCGCACCGAATGCCGTCGAAACGCACGGGTCGAGCGCCATCCCGCCCGAAGAGCTGGGACGGATCACCGACGATATCATCGGCGCCCTGAAGACCGTCTACGACCCGGAGATTCCGGCCGACATCTACGAGCTTGGCCTCATCTACAAGGTCGATATCGCGGACGATCATGCCGTGACGGTGGACATGACGTTGACCACGCCCAACTGCCCGTCGGCACAGGAGCTTCCCATCATGGTGGAGAACGCCGTGTCGAGCGTTGCGGGCGTCGGCCCGGTGACGGTCAACATCGTCTGGGACCCGCCCTGGGATCAGAGCCGGATGTCCGACGAGGCCCGCGCGACCCTGAACATGTGGTGA
- a CDS encoding cysteine desulfurase: MHPAVTNGSYDVARIRQDFPALSMQVYGKPLVYLDNAASAQKPQAVLDRLNQAYTSEYANVHRGLHYLANAATEAYEGAREKVRAYLNAKRPEEIVFTRNATEAINLVAYTFARERIESGDEIVISIMEHHSNIVPWHFLRERHGAVIKWAPVDEDGNFLIGEFERLLTPRTKLVAMTHMSNALGTIVPIKEVVRIAHERGIPVLVDGSQAAVHLEVDVQDIGCDFYAVTGHKLYGPTGIGALYGKYEHLAAMRPFNGGGEMIKEVFQDRVIYGEPPHKFEAGTPPIVQAIGLGAAIDYVQSIGKARIRAHENDVVKYAHGKLGGINSLRIIGTAKEKGSIISFEMKNAHPHDIATVIDRAGVAVRAGTHCVMPLLARYGVTATCRASFGLYNTKAEVDTLASALIKAQDMFS, encoded by the coding sequence ATGCACCCCGCAGTGACCAACGGCTCTTACGACGTCGCCCGCATCCGGCAGGATTTCCCCGCGCTGTCGATGCAGGTCTACGGCAAGCCGCTCGTCTATCTCGACAACGCCGCGTCCGCGCAAAAGCCGCAAGCTGTGCTCGACCGGTTGAACCAGGCCTACACGTCGGAATATGCCAACGTGCATCGCGGCCTGCACTATCTGGCGAATGCCGCGACCGAGGCCTACGAGGGCGCGCGCGAGAAGGTGCGCGCGTACCTGAACGCCAAGCGGCCGGAAGAGATCGTCTTCACCCGCAACGCGACCGAGGCGATCAATCTCGTCGCCTACACGTTTGCGCGCGAGCGCATTGAATCCGGCGACGAGATCGTCATCTCGATCATGGAGCATCACTCCAACATCGTGCCGTGGCATTTCCTGCGCGAGCGCCACGGTGCGGTGATCAAGTGGGCGCCGGTCGACGAGGACGGCAATTTCCTCATCGGTGAATTCGAGAGGCTGCTCACGCCGCGCACCAAGCTGGTCGCGATGACGCACATGTCGAATGCGCTAGGTACCATCGTGCCGATCAAGGAGGTCGTGCGTATCGCCCATGAACGCGGCATCCCGGTGCTGGTCGACGGAAGCCAGGCGGCGGTGCACCTCGAAGTCGACGTGCAGGACATCGGCTGCGATTTCTACGCCGTCACCGGCCACAAGCTTTACGGCCCGACCGGGATCGGGGCGCTCTATGGCAAATACGAGCATCTCGCCGCCATGCGTCCGTTCAACGGCGGCGGCGAGATGATCAAGGAAGTGTTCCAGGATCGCGTCATTTATGGCGAGCCGCCGCACAAGTTCGAGGCCGGCACGCCGCCGATCGTGCAGGCGATCGGGCTCGGCGCCGCGATCGACTACGTCCAATCGATCGGCAAGGCCCGCATCCGGGCGCACGAGAACGACGTCGTCAAATACGCGCACGGCAAGCTCGGCGGGATCAACTCGCTGCGCATCATCGGCACCGCGAAGGAGAAGGGGTCGATTATCTCGTTCGAGATGAAGAATGCGCACCCCCACGATATCGCGACCGTCATCGATCGTGCCGGCGTCGCCGTGCGGGCAGGTACGCACTGCGTGATGCCGCTATTGGCGCGCTATGGCGTGACGGCGACCTGCCGCGCTTCGTTCGGGCTCTATAACACCAAGGCCGAGGTCGACACCCTTGCCAGCGCGCTGATCAAGGCGCAGGACATGTTTTCATGA
- the sufD gene encoding Fe-S cluster assembly protein SufD: MADVTLIKNPAEQQLAAEWAAAKSQLPGVAPLRAAAFERFATTGLPHRRVEEWKYTDLRALMRDAKPLAAPPDAAAKARAKDAGSVLSDIDSRRLTFVDGAFAPDLSDVARLEPGLTIRSMAEALASVDDLVSARLGKVMPSDDAAVALNTAFMGDGAVIRVAAGAAVERPIHLVFAATGEKPAALFTRSLVIVEKGARVMLVESHEGASGRDYQVNTALELSVADDAHVDHVKITREGGNALHISSLMARVGAHARFNTFLFTTGGAVTRNQLFLRFAGDETIASIRGATLLNGKQHADTTMVVDHASVGCQSREVFKTVLGDRSRGVFQGKIIVEPGAQKTDAKMGSHALMLSEEAEADNKPELEIYADDVQCGHGATAGDLDEDLLFYLRARGIPQAEAEALLIQAFVGDAIEGIEHAGLREALMEAVAAWLKVR, encoded by the coding sequence ATGGCTGACGTCACCCTGATCAAGAACCCCGCCGAGCAGCAGCTCGCGGCCGAATGGGCGGCAGCGAAGAGCCAGCTCCCCGGCGTTGCGCCGTTGCGCGCAGCGGCCTTCGAGCGCTTTGCCACGACCGGTCTGCCGCATCGGCGCGTTGAGGAATGGAAGTATACCGACCTGCGCGCGCTGATGCGCGATGCAAAGCCGCTCGCGGCTCCGCCCGACGCTGCCGCGAAGGCGCGCGCCAAGGATGCGGGCTCGGTGTTATCGGACATCGACTCGCGCCGCCTCACCTTCGTCGACGGCGCGTTCGCCCCCGACCTGTCCGATGTCGCGCGTCTGGAGCCGGGGCTGACCATCCGATCGATGGCGGAGGCACTGGCGAGCGTCGACGATCTCGTCAGCGCGCGTCTCGGCAAGGTGATGCCGAGCGACGATGCCGCGGTTGCGCTCAACACCGCCTTCATGGGCGACGGTGCGGTGATTCGCGTCGCGGCAGGAGCGGCGGTCGAGCGGCCGATCCATCTCGTGTTTGCCGCGACCGGCGAGAAGCCGGCCGCGCTGTTCACCCGCTCGCTGGTCATCGTCGAGAAGGGTGCGCGGGTGATGCTGGTCGAGAGCCACGAGGGCGCCTCCGGCCGCGACTATCAGGTCAACACCGCGCTGGAGCTTTCGGTTGCCGACGACGCGCATGTCGACCACGTGAAGATCACGCGCGAGGGCGGCAACGCGCTGCACATCTCGTCGCTGATGGCTCGTGTCGGCGCGCACGCCCGCTTCAACACCTTCCTGTTCACCACCGGCGGCGCGGTGACGCGCAATCAGCTGTTCCTGCGCTTTGCCGGTGACGAAACGATCGCGAGCATTCGCGGCGCGACCCTGCTGAACGGCAAGCAGCATGCCGACACCACGATGGTGGTCGATCACGCTTCGGTCGGCTGCCAGAGCCGCGAGGTGTTCAAGACCGTATTGGGGGACCGGAGCCGCGGCGTCTTCCAGGGCAAGATCATCGTCGAGCCGGGGGCACAGAAGACCGACGCAAAGATGGGCTCGCACGCACTGATGCTGTCCGAAGAAGCCGAAGCCGACAACAAGCCCGAGCTGGAAATCTACGCCGACGACGTGCAGTGCGGCCATGGCGCCACCGCCGGCGATCTCGACGAGGACTTGCTGTTCTATTTGCGCGCGCGCGGGATTCCGCAGGCCGAGGCGGAGGCGCTGCTGATTCAGGCCTTTGTCGGCGATGCGATCGAGGGCATCGAGCACGCCGGCCTGCGCGAGGCGCTGATGGAAGCCGTCGCCGCGTGGCTGAAGGTACGCTGA